The following are from one region of the Francisella opportunistica genome:
- a CDS encoding O-antigen ligase family protein: protein MIFVRNYLKKISYADCIFYFLTLAIFFVFLMPFMHYTALNLVKVSSGGTVSYFNDTLAANIYLFIDRYYIFYTALCIASVAIFLHKKIFSEVIELFGSFSRVLRYAITIFFIFGIISSAFAISPSIAFKGVSVTLLQFFCVLFIAVYIRDNSKAVRFFYIIILLSLIFFGGSLFLQLSLANYSIYGSYIAGNIQKVLLYMYNCLNPRFLDNYFSWFMPLLLLPWFVDLRPIYKLGSFIALTLAWFILINHTFRTIFAEYMVILPLLYIFARRNFKIAFIVLVLTLVCSGLLELFYNYFIAVVDHSNVKSSADLVRGGFSGRIPLWKEAFWVGIEHPLTGVGQWNYLAITKRPDGYPHNLLLEIWSQWGIPAFIAAAVVIITAVKNLYKKRLEICLNPYQCIFVMMLTAGMIDGMLNAMFKTSLGLFGCIFVFGFCLSIFVKQPRQGLDVSATSYVIVGLLIFASIFCIAILPLIFPPLWI, encoded by the coding sequence GTGATATTTGTGAGAAATTATCTAAAAAAAATATCTTATGCTGATTGTATTTTCTATTTTTTAACTTTAGCGATTTTCTTTGTTTTTCTAATGCCTTTTATGCATTATACTGCATTGAATTTAGTTAAAGTGTCATCAGGTGGTACGGTTAGCTATTTTAATGATACATTAGCAGCTAATATCTACTTATTTATAGATAGATACTATATTTTCTATACGGCACTTTGTATCGCTAGTGTAGCTATTTTTCTACATAAAAAAATATTTTCTGAGGTAATAGAGTTATTTGGTAGTTTTAGTCGCGTACTTAGATATGCTATAACTATATTTTTTATATTTGGGATTATATCATCGGCTTTTGCGATATCGCCTTCTATAGCTTTCAAAGGTGTAAGTGTAACACTCTTACAATTTTTTTGTGTATTATTTATAGCTGTTTATATTAGAGATAATTCTAAAGCTGTACGATTTTTTTACATAATTATTTTACTCTCATTAATATTCTTTGGTGGATCTTTATTTTTACAATTATCTTTAGCTAATTATTCTATATACGGATCATATATTGCTGGTAATATCCAAAAAGTTTTACTGTATATGTATAACTGCTTAAATCCACGCTTTTTAGATAATTATTTTAGTTGGTTTATGCCATTATTACTTTTGCCTTGGTTTGTTGATCTAAGACCTATATATAAGCTTGGCTCGTTTATAGCTTTAACTTTAGCATGGTTTATCTTAATCAATCATACTTTTAGAACAATATTTGCAGAGTATATGGTTATATTGCCATTGCTTTATATTTTTGCTCGAAGAAATTTTAAAATAGCTTTTATAGTGCTTGTTCTAACTTTAGTTTGTAGTGGTTTACTAGAGCTTTTCTATAATTATTTTATAGCTGTGGTAGATCATTCAAATGTTAAATCATCCGCAGATCTTGTTAGAGGTGGCTTTAGTGGTAGAATTCCTCTTTGGAAAGAAGCTTTTTGGGTTGGGATTGAGCATCCTTTAACAGGAGTAGGACAATGGAATTATCTGGCAATTACTAAACGCCCAGATGGTTATCCACATAATCTATTGTTAGAAATATGGTCACAGTGGGGTATTCCTGCATTTATAGCTGCTGCTGTAGTTATTATTACAGCTGTTAAAAACTTATATAAGAAACGCCTAGAGATATGCTTGAATCCTTATCAATGTATATTTGTTATGATGTTAACAGCTGGAATGATTGACGGTATGCTAAATGCGATGTTTAAAACTTCTTTAGGTTTATTTGGGTGTATCTTTGTTTTTGGCTTTTGTTTATCTATTTTTGTAAAACAGCCTCGCCAAGGTTTAGATGTATCAGCTACAAGCTATGTAATAGTAGGATTATTAATATTTGCTAGTATATTTTGTATCGCTATTTTACCACTTATATTTCCTCCTTTGTGGATATGA
- a CDS encoding YraN family protein: MQTTKIGNQAEEQACKFLKSQGLQILTQNFKALPYGEIDIIVTDKETLVFIEVKYRSKTTFATAEEMITFNKRKKLINTANIFLKRNPQYYNYDCRFDVIAINNNDVNWIKDAFGIN, translated from the coding sequence ATGCAAACAACAAAAATAGGCAACCAAGCGGAAGAACAAGCCTGTAAATTTTTAAAATCTCAAGGTTTACAAATTTTGACTCAAAATTTTAAGGCTCTTCCTTATGGTGAAATAGATATTATAGTAACTGACAAAGAAACATTAGTTTTTATTGAAGTAAAATACCGTAGTAAAACTACTTTTGCTACAGCTGAAGAAATGATTACATTCAATAAGCGTAAAAAACTTATAAACACAGCTAATATTTTTCTAAAAAGAAATCCTCAATATTATAACTATGACTGTCGTTTTGATGTAATTGCTATAAATAATAACGATGTTAATTGGATAAAAGACGCTTTTGGAATAAATTAA
- a CDS encoding Mth938-like domain-containing protein, whose protein sequence is MMTLQEEKIQAPVFFKEYIKGRFILNIGEYNHPLILSATQVLEYQDKIDDIESIKKSHLDIILAANPEIILIGTGEKQLLPSIEIINQIAKAGKSVDFMASDTACKTYNLLVNENRNVSCIII, encoded by the coding sequence ATGATGACTTTGCAAGAAGAGAAAATACAAGCACCAGTTTTTTTTAAAGAATATATTAAAGGTAGGTTTATACTTAATATAGGTGAGTATAATCATCCGTTGATTCTATCAGCTACACAAGTACTGGAGTATCAAGATAAAATTGATGATATAGAAAGTATCAAAAAAAGCCATCTTGATATTATCTTGGCGGCAAATCCCGAAATAATACTTATAGGTACCGGTGAAAAACAGCTTTTACCTTCTATTGAAATAATTAATCAAATTGCAAAAGCAGGTAAGAGTGTTGATTTTATGGCTAGTGATACTGCTTGTAAGACATACAATCTACTTGTCAATGAAAATCGTAATGTTAGTTGTATAATCATTTGA
- the lpnB gene encoding TUL4 family outer member lipoprotein LpnB codes for MKKILLFTLMTAALAGCSKYNAFIDNLYNSDNSIKVNPDDNLDNPDQDGEVVSEDKPTATIKLKYKATTHEIDARIITNWNGAPQGTIYLTWVAPKDTNCYSTSFPITKFNETQDYTVDSQSVLSDDKVCGGTWTAMIVNKSDNSELAKASLEVK; via the coding sequence ATGAAAAAAATTTTACTCTTTACTTTAATGACAGCAGCTTTGGCAGGCTGTAGTAAATATAATGCTTTTATTGATAATCTTTATAATTCTGATAATTCGATAAAGGTTAATCCTGATGATAACCTTGATAATCCAGATCAAGATGGTGAGGTTGTCTCTGAAGATAAACCAACAGCTACGATAAAATTAAAATATAAAGCTACAACACATGAAATTGATGCTAGAATAATAACAAACTGGAATGGTGCACCACAGGGTACGATATATCTAACATGGGTAGCACCTAAAGATACTAACTGTTATAGCACATCTTTTCCTATTACTAAGTTTAATGAAACACAAGACTATACTGTTGATAGTCAAAGTGTTCTTAGTGATGATAAAGTCTGTGGTGGTACATGGACAGCGATGATAGTTAATAAGTCAGATAATTCAGAGCTTGCTAAAGCCTCTCTTGAAGTCAAATAA
- the lpnA gene encoding outer member lipoprotein TUL4/LpnA codes for MKKIIKLSLLTLSIAGLASCSTLGLGGSDNSKAPAEDTAATQTVTTKQAATSTAVSKPTAKISLKKLGQDKIKASVYTTYNNNPQGSVRLQWQAPQGSKCHDTSFPITKYAEKNDKTWATVTTKQGNNYCSGKWTANVVYDKEVIASDSINV; via the coding sequence ATGAAAAAAATAATTAAGCTTAGTCTTTTAACTTTATCAATCGCAGGTTTAGCGAGCTGTTCTACTTTAGGTTTGGGAGGCTCTGATAATTCAAAAGCACCAGCTGAAGACACTGCTGCTACTCAGACAGTTACTACTAAACAAGCGGCTACATCAACAGCTGTATCTAAGCCAACTGCAAAGATAAGTTTAAAAAAACTTGGTCAGGATAAAATAAAAGCAAGTGTATATACAACATACAACAATAACCCACAAGGAAGTGTAAGATTACAATGGCAAGCTCCTCAAGGTTCTAAGTGTCATGATACTAGTTTCCCAATCACTAAATATGCTGAGAAGAATGATAAGACTTGGGCAACTGTAACAACCAAGCAAGGTAACAACTACTGTAGTGGTAAATGGACTGCTAATGTAGTTTATGATAAAGAAGTAATCGCTTCTGACTCAATAAATGTTTAA
- a CDS encoding M3 family metallopeptidase yields the protein MNSIIEESDLPKLAEFKVDEVKPAIDYLFSQAETNLEKALQDQNPSWQTLLKLEEDDEKINQAFSTISHMNAVCNSKELRESYEYALAKLTDYYTKLGQNEDLYNLYKQIREDNLTTEQAQAVRKAIISFEQSGVNLDETKRKRLQQISQELAQLSTKFENNVLDATMDWLYTTDDEKELKGLTQNIIESAEAKAKQKNTAEKYALGIDIPTYLAVMQQADNRKLREKFYKAYCTKASKEADNKNFDNDEIIEKILKLRIEKSEILGFNNYAENSLFTKMAETPAQVLELLNKLLEKSLPQAKKDLNELRRFAEDAGLVDALQPWDTAYYSEKLKKAKFDFTEEELREYFPLEKALEGLFKILNHIYALEIKENTDYTKYIAEQQTFGFYKNDVYIGSIICDFFARDNKRSGAWMDGSRTAFVTSKGSKQKPVAYVNCNFLPPSKDGANLTHNDVVTLFHEFGHALHHILSQVTIPSISGTHGVEWDAVELPSQFMENFCWCEEGLVLISGSRDGKTLSNKQINKLVDTRHFHSALVMVRQIEFGIFDMNIHHKKLTTAAEVQKELDNIRAKINLLRVPSYNKFQNGFSHIFAGGYAAGYYSYKWAEILSSDVFSRFEQEGILSNKVGNDLLENIISKGSSRDAMDNFVAFMGRKPNEEALLRHSGINN from the coding sequence ATGAATTCGATAATTGAAGAATCTGACTTACCTAAACTTGCTGAATTTAAAGTAGACGAAGTAAAGCCTGCAATAGACTATCTCTTTAGCCAAGCAGAAACTAACCTTGAAAAAGCTCTACAAGACCAAAATCCTAGTTGGCAGACATTACTAAAACTAGAGGAAGATGATGAGAAAATAAACCAAGCATTTTCAACAATATCACACATGAATGCTGTTTGTAATTCCAAAGAGCTGCGTGAAAGTTATGAATATGCTTTAGCTAAACTTACAGATTATTATACTAAGTTAGGACAAAACGAAGATTTATATAACCTCTACAAGCAGATCCGAGAAGATAATTTAACTACTGAACAAGCACAAGCAGTGCGTAAAGCAATTATCAGTTTTGAGCAATCAGGTGTAAATCTTGATGAAACTAAAAGAAAAAGACTGCAACAAATCTCTCAAGAACTTGCCCAACTAAGCACTAAATTTGAGAATAATGTTCTAGATGCAACTATGGATTGGTTATACACTACCGATGATGAGAAAGAACTTAAAGGCTTAACACAAAATATTATAGAATCAGCAGAAGCTAAGGCTAAGCAAAAAAATACCGCTGAAAAATATGCTCTAGGTATAGACATCCCAACATATTTAGCTGTAATGCAACAAGCAGATAATCGAAAACTTCGTGAAAAATTCTACAAAGCATATTGCACAAAAGCTTCAAAAGAAGCTGATAACAAAAATTTTGACAATGATGAGATTATTGAAAAAATTCTAAAATTACGTATCGAAAAATCTGAAATACTTGGTTTTAATAATTATGCTGAGAATTCACTTTTCACAAAAATGGCTGAAACTCCAGCGCAAGTCTTAGAGCTATTAAATAAGCTTCTAGAAAAATCTCTACCTCAAGCAAAAAAAGATCTCAATGAGTTGCGTAGATTTGCCGAGGACGCTGGACTTGTTGATGCACTGCAACCTTGGGATACAGCGTACTATTCTGAAAAACTCAAAAAAGCTAAATTCGACTTTACAGAAGAAGAACTTAGAGAATACTTTCCATTAGAAAAAGCACTAGAGGGATTATTTAAAATACTCAATCACATATATGCTTTAGAAATAAAAGAAAATACTGACTATACAAAATATATAGCTGAGCAACAAACTTTTGGTTTCTATAAAAATGATGTATACATTGGTAGCATAATTTGTGATTTCTTTGCTCGCGATAACAAACGCAGCGGTGCATGGATGGATGGTTCTCGTACTGCCTTTGTTACCTCTAAAGGCTCAAAACAAAAACCAGTTGCTTATGTTAACTGCAACTTCCTGCCGCCATCAAAAGATGGTGCAAATCTAACTCACAATGATGTTGTGACACTCTTTCATGAATTTGGTCACGCTTTACATCATATATTATCACAAGTGACTATCCCCTCTATATCTGGTACACATGGTGTCGAGTGGGATGCTGTTGAGTTACCAAGTCAATTTATGGAGAATTTCTGCTGGTGTGAAGAGGGACTAGTACTAATATCAGGATCACGAGATGGTAAAACACTCAGCAATAAGCAGATAAATAAACTTGTAGATACTAGACACTTTCATTCAGCTTTGGTGATGGTTAGACAAATTGAGTTCGGTATATTTGATATGAATATTCACCATAAAAAACTAACAACTGCAGCTGAAGTACAAAAAGAGCTAGATAATATCAGAGCAAAAATAAATCTTCTGCGCGTACCTAGCTACAATAAATTCCAAAATGGCTTTTCACATATTTTTGCTGGTGGCTATGCTGCGGGCTACTATAGCTATAAATGGGCAGAAATCTTATCTTCAGATGTCTTCTCACGTTTTGAGCAAGAGGGAATACTTAGTAACAAAGTTGGCAATGATTTATTAGAGAATATTATTTCTAAGGGGTCATCGCGTGATGCTATGGATAACTTTGTTGCATTTATGGGTAGAAAACCAAATGAAGAAGCACTGTTAAGACATAGTGGCATTAACAACTAA